The Gemmatimonadaceae bacterium nucleotide sequence CTTCAACTCCGAGATCTCCAGCAGGTCGGCGATGCGCGCCAGCAGCATCTCGCCGGCGTCCTTCACCTGCGCCATCGACCGGCTCTCGGCGCCGGCGTCGGGTGGCGCGTCCGCTGCCCGTGCCCTCGAAATGTAACCGACCAACTCGGCCAGCGGCGCGCGCAACTCCGTGGAGATGTTGGCCAGGAATTCATCCTGCAGCCGCCGCGCTTCGAGCGCCGCCGAGTATTGGCGTTCGAGTTCGGTGTTGGTGTCCACGAGCACCGAATTGGTGCGGCGCAGGTCGTCGATCAGCCGCGCCTTCTGCGCCGTGGCCGCCATCTGATCGGCCACCATGCGCAGCAGGCTGCGCGTTTCGGCGCTGAGGCCGCCGGCGGCGCCGAAGTAGAACGTGACCGTGCCGAGCACCCCGGACCCCGTCTGCAGCGGGAGGGCGACGAGGGAGCGGAAGCCCAGCTCGGTGGCCACCTCCTGCCAGTCCTCGAGCGAGGGATCGGCGAAGATGTCGGGGACCTCGATGGCCCGGCGCTCGCTGGCCGCCTCGCCGCTGGGGCCGAAGCCCAGCCGCACCCGCATCTCGCCCAGGAAGGGCGTGTACTGCTCGGGCCAGTTGTGCGCGGCGGCCAGCCGCATCAGCTCCGACGCGCCGTCCACCAGATAGACGCACGCGAACGTGGCGCCCACCACCGGGCTCACCCGGTCGAGCGCGAACTGGAAGACCTCTTCGGGGCGATCGGCGGTGAGGAAGGCGTGAACGATCTCGCGGACCGCCATCAGCTCGCGCAGTCCGAAATCCACGCCCTCTGCGGGCGTGCGAAGGCGTGTCTCGCCTGAGATCGCGGGGGCCCGGCTCACAGCGTCAATGTACGACAGGAGCGGAAAAGCTGCCAGACGTTTGTTTACACGGTTGTTTATGGGCCGCCGAGCGCCGGCGGACCGGCCGTCCGGGCCACCGGGCTGCTAGCCCTTCTTGGCCAGCGCCCGGATCTCCACCCGGTGCACCACCACGTTGGGCGGCGTGGCCAGCACATGGGCCACCGCCGCCGCCACGTCGTCCGGGCGGAGCGCCCAACCCTTGGACGCCGGATCGCCATCGCCGAACGCCGTGGCCACGCCCCCGGGGCTCACCACCGAGACCTTCACCCCCTGGTCGCGCACCTCGAGCATCAGGCACTCGGCAAAGCCCATCACCGCGTGCTTGGTGGCCGCGTAGGCGGTGCCGCCGGGGAACGCGCTCCGCCCGGCGATGGACCCGATGATCACCACGTGCCCGCGCTGACGCGCGACCATGCCGGGCAGCAGCGCGCGGGTGACGTGGTAGAGCGCGTTGAAGTTCACGTCCACCTGGCGATGCCATTCCTGGGGCGTGAGCTCGAGCAGCGGCTTGAGGATGCCGACGCCGGCGTTGTTCACCAGGACGTCGGCGTGCACGCCGGCCAGGGCGTGCGCCACGGCAGCGGCGTCCGTCACGTCCAGGACGAGCGGCGTGCAGCGGCCGCCCGACGTCTCGATCTCGGCGGCGAGCGTCGCGAGTTCGGCGGCGGAGCGGGCTGCGGCTACGATGTCGTGGTCGGCGGCGAGCGTGCGGGCGATGGCGCGACCGATGCCGCGCGAGGCGCCGGTGATCACGGCGGTGGGTCTGGACATGACGACGCTCCTCGGCGCGATGCCGCGCGGTGAAGACTACCCCAGCAGCCGCTCGATGGAGCGCACCAGCGGCGCGAAGCTTAGCGCCTTGCCCGACACGCGCTGCGCCTGCTCCTGCGCCAGTTCGCGCTGTCCGTGGCCGAACAGCTGGCCCACGATCCACGGCCCGGCCGCGGGGTTGCGCCACCAGTCCTCGTCGAACCGCGCGGTGAGCGTCTCGGTGAGCAGCGCCTGGAGCTGCCACGCGCGCAGGTAGCGCGCCGAGTAGTAGCGCGCGTCCACGTCCACGAACGCGTCGGCGGGCGCGTAGCGGAACGTGGTGGCGTCGGTGAGCAGCTGCACGTAGAGATCGGGGAGCGCGCCCCAACTCACGTCGCCGCCGTACAGGTGCGTCTCGTAGATCAGCTTGGCGCAGTAGCGCCGCAGGAACTGCAGTTCCTCGAAGCCGGCGCTGCGCAGGAACCTGGGGGCGTCGGCCTTGCTCAGCGACGCGTACCGCGCCAGCCAGCGCGGATCCTGCATCATGTGGTCGAACAGCATCGCGTAGCCTTCGGTGACCGAGTTGTCGCCCATCCACCGGTACTCGAAGGGCAGCGACGGATCGGTGTACGCGAAGTGCAGCGCGTGCCCGAGTTCGTGGAG carries:
- a CDS encoding SDR family NAD(P)-dependent oxidoreductase, with product MSRPTAVITGASRGIGRAIARTLAADHDIVAAARSAAELATLAAEIETSGGRCTPLVLDVTDAAAVAHALAGVHADVLVNNAGVGILKPLLELTPQEWHRQVDVNFNALYHVTRALLPGMVARQRGHVVIIGSIAGRSAFPGGTAYAATKHAVMGFAECLMLEVRDQGVKVSVVSPGGVATAFGDGDPASKGWALRPDDVAAAVAHVLATPPNVVVHRVEIRALAKKG
- a CDS encoding GAF domain-containing sensor histidine kinase, with protein sequence MDFGLRELMAVREIVHAFLTADRPEEVFQFALDRVSPVVGATFACVYLVDGASELMRLAAAHNWPEQYTPFLGEMRVRLGFGPSGEAASERRAIEVPDIFADPSLEDWQEVATELGFRSLVALPLQTGSGVLGTVTFYFGAAGGLSAETRSLLRMVADQMAATAQKARLIDDLRRTNSVLVDTNTELERQYSAALEARRLQDEFLANISTELRAPLAELVGYISRARAADAPPDAGAESRSMAQVKDAGEMLLARIADLLEISELKRGGVEPAVSAFDAREPMREALTLTGGRRDGVALQSVEPETAPTMASDRRRIVRLLAGLLANAYAFTEAGEVRTAVEVHEDRVVYRVEDTGVGIPLDAQRYVFDEFRRAEGSAPHGGRAGAGLGLALARRTARLLGGDIVLVSAPGEGSTLRVELPLVYEGPAERARGATPPGNRINPE